The following coding sequences lie in one Populus trichocarpa isolate Nisqually-1 chromosome 14, P.trichocarpa_v4.1, whole genome shotgun sequence genomic window:
- the LOC7494134 gene encoding tubulin gamma-1 chain, with protein sequence MPREIITLQVGQCGNQIGMEFWKQLCLEHGINKDGILEDFATQGGDRKDVFFYQADDQHYIPRALLIDLEPRVINGIQNSEYRNLYNHENIFVSDHGGGAGNNWASGYHQGKGVEEDIMDMIDREADGSDSLEGFVLCHSIAGGTGSGMGSYLLETLNDRYSKKLVQTYSVFPNQMETSDVVVQPYNSLLTLKRLTLNADCVVVLDNTALNRIAVERLHLSTPTFAQTNSLVSTVMSASTTTLRYPGYMNNDLVGLLASLIPTPRCHFLMTGYTPLTVERQANVIRKTTVLDVMRRLLQTKNIMVSSYARTKEASQAKYISILNIIQGEVDPTQVHESLQRIRERKLVNFIEWGPASIQVALSRKSPYVQTAHRVSGLMLASHTSIRHLFSKCLSQYEKLRKKQAFLDNYRKFPMFADNDLSEFDESRDIIESLVDEYKACESPDYIKWGMEDPDNLLTEEGNAKGTVDPKLAI encoded by the exons atgCCGAGAGAGATAATCACGCTGCAAGTAGGACAATGCGGGAACCAGATCGGCATGGAGTTCTGGAAACAGCTTTGCCTCGAACACGGCATCAACAAAGATGGCATTCTCGAAGATTTCGCTACTCAG GGAGGTGATAGGAAAGATGTGTTTTTCTACCAAGCGGATGACCAGCACTACATACCACGAGCATTACTAATTGATTTGGAGCCTAGGGTCATCAATGGAATTCAAAACAGTGAATATCGAAATCTTTACAATCATGAGAACATCTTTGTTTCGGATCATGGTGGTGGTGCAGGAAATAATTGGGCCAGTGGATATCATCAG GGAAAGGGTGTTGAAGAGGATATAATGGACATGATTGATAGAGAGGCAGATGGAAGTGATAGTCTTGAGGGTTTTGTTCTATGCCATTCAATTGCTGGAGGAACAGGCTCAG GTATGGGCTCGTATCTGCTGGAGACTTTAAATGATCGCTATAGCAAAAAGCTGGTCCAGACATACAGTGTATTTCCTAACCAGATGGAGACGAGTGATGTGGTAGTCCAACCCTATAACTCACTTTTAACACTCAAGAGACTGACACTAAATGCAGATTGTGTTGTTGTTCTGGACAATACTGCACTGAATAGAATTGCTGTTGAGCGCCTACATTTGTCAACTCCCACATTTGCTCAAACAAACTCTTTGGTATCTACTGTTATGTCTGCTAGCACAACTACTCTGCGGTATCCAGGATATATGAACAATGACTTGGTTGGTCTTCTTGCATCTTTAATTCCAACACCAAGATGCCATTTTCTCATGACTGGATATACACCACTCACAGTGGAGCGTCAG GCTAACGTGATTCGTAAAACTACTGTACTGGATGTTATGAGAAGACTTCTGCAG accAAGAATATCATGGTTTCCTCTTATGCACGAACAAAAGAAGCTAGTCAAGCAAAATACATTTCGATATTGAATATTATTCAGGGAGAAGTGGACCCTACTCAG GTTCATGAAAGTTTGCAGAGGATTCGTGAAAGGAAGCTTGTTAACTTTATTGAGTGGGGCCCTGCAAGTATACAG gtTGCTTTGTCTAGAAAGTCTCCTTATGTTCAAACTGCGCACAGG GTAAGTGGGCTCATGCTAGCAAGCCACACTAGCATCCGCCACCTCTTCAGCAAATGTTTGAGCCAGTATGAGAAGCtgagaaaaaaacaagcttTTCTTGATAACTATCGAAAATTTCCGATGTTTGCT GACAATGATCTTTCTGAATTTGATGAATCACGGGACATAATTGAGAGTTTAGTTGATGAATACAAAGCCTGTGAGTCCCCAGATTACATAAAATGGGGAATGGAG GATCCGGACAACCTTTTAACAGAAGAAGGTAATGCTAAAGGAACAGTGGATCCAAAATTGGCAATTTGA